A segment of the Panicum hallii strain FIL2 chromosome 1, PHallii_v3.1, whole genome shotgun sequence genome:
CAAAGGTCCGCGAGCTGTTGAGACGAGGGTGGGTCGATGCGGGAGGACAGGGCGGCAGCCATCATGGCCACCAGCCTCTGCTCCGCGTCGCCGCGTGGGTTTGCGGCAACCTTCAGGACCGCGAGGTGagcagcggccgcggcgcggTCGCCGTCGGCGATGGCAGCGGCGGCCTCGGACAGCAGCTGCCGCGACGAGGCCGCCGAGGTCGGCGGCGAGCTGGACGCTGTGGACGAAGCCGTGGACGAAGAGGCAGAGTTCGCCGGCGACCTTGATACGGGCAGGGAGTTGTAGTTGCTCGTCGCGCTCGCCATGGGAAGAGACGGCAGCGGTGCTGCGGTGATGGAATTGAGCTCCTTCATCGTGCTTCCCCACGCGGAGCTGGTGACCGTGGAGCCGCACGCGCTCCCCTCCGCCTCCGTCTCGCCGGCGTCGTCGTCGCCCAGCAGCTGCTTCTCCAGCTCCTGCAGCAACACCATCTCCCTCGCCGTCGCGGGCCTCGCAGCCGGTCCCCCAGACACCGCCTGAGCAGCCtgcaggggcgcgggcggcgcgggcaccACCTGCCGCTGCAACAGTTGCtgcatcggcggcggcggcgtaacCATGCGTGACGCGGTGGTGAGCGACGAGAGCGTCGACGACGGCTGCGGCGAGAGCCCGGCAAAGCCCCCCGACGGCGGCCCGGAGAAACCCGAGCCCCGCGAGGCGGCCCTCGCCAGCACGGCCCCGACGTCGATCGGCGGGTGCGCGGCCTGCGCCGCGACGCGCTGCCTCACCGCGCGCAGGTACAGCGCCTGCTGCcaccgctccacctcggccAGGCTCCTCTTCAGCACCCCGCCgctcgccacggccgccgcgtcCTGCCGCGGCTGCCGCCTCGCCGGCGGCCCCTGCGCGGCCGACCCGACGCCGCAGCCGTAGGCGTACCCCCGGCGAGGGTCGCACCTCGCGGGGTCCATGCCGCCGAGGACGCCCAGAGCACGCAAGAGCAGCAGAGACGCCGCACGGGAGCAGGCAGGCCCGGTGCGAGAGCGAATGACAGGTAGAGGGATGGGACGAGTCCACCACCTTGCAGGAGGAGGTGGAGAAAAAACAAGGAATCCCGTGGCGAGAAACCGGCCGTGCCCATTCAATTCCTTGCTCCGCTAATAAAGCGCCCGCCTTCCGcagcccgcccgcccgcccccgccctGACGGTGCGAGCCAGCGCGTAGTTTTTGCTTTGCTTTGCTTGGGATCCGACGCCAACGTCCGGTGCGGCAGCAGTGACGCTGACGGCGTGGCCGTGGCCGCGTGGGGCTGCGCCTGCGGTTGGGGGAATTGACCGATCGGTGGGTGCGGGGCTTTACATTTACCTGGCTGTCTGGGACGAGGAGGATGGATGGGAATGGGAATCCTCGTCGCGTCGAGGGGCCCGTGTCTGGAGCACAAATGTTTTTGGCTGCGAGAAGACGCGAGGGCTGCAGCTGTCGTACGCACGGAGCACGGTATGACCGGACGGTGTCGTGCGGTGATGGCGAGACCGCCGGGTGCAGCTTACGTGTCACGACGAGGTGCGGAGCGGGCAGGTGGTGAAGTGGGCTCGTGGAGGTGACGGCGACGGCCGACGGGGGCCGTGGTGGTGTGAAGGGATGGGAAAGCGGGGAGCGCGAGGGAGACGTCGCGTCGAGCCAGGCATGCTCCTCGCCAGGACGCCACCGTCTCCACGGGGCGCCCGCGCCAACGCCCGCCGGTGCTCCAGACGCGACGCCACCGGCTAAGATTGGTTGGTTACCGCTGTAATCACCTTGCTGCCTTCTTTTAAACGGATCACTTCCACTGCTAGCACGCTCATTGGCGCGGACGAGAAAACCTCGAAAGCCATGTGACGACCACGTGCAAGTGGGCAATGGCGCGCTACTGTACGTGATTAAGGGAGGTGGTAAAAGGATAAATTAGTCAATGCAAAATATAGTATTTTTGGCCGGGGAGGTAGTCTCTCAAGAGTTGCTTGTGCGTGGGATGCAACGAAGTTAGCTAGAAAGAGAACTTTCCACCCAACCACGCCTTTGAGTGTGGATGGATTTATACGACTGCCTCGCTAATTCCTCCCAAGAGTCTCGATTCCTACTGTATCCAGCTAGTTTCAGTATGAAATCACAATCTATCTCCACCTTCTTTCCTGTTGGTTCGTACGATACCACTGCGACTGGGTCCACTACTACTGTCTTGAAATTCCACAAGGCATACATATTTGTTCACTGCTGTGGATTTACAAAATAGCATCATGGCTTTAGGCATTCAGCTAAGATTTAAGCTAGATAtcttggaggaggaggaggaggagacagTATACTCGACAAATTGTATTTTCTACCGTCAGGTCATATTCAGAGAGCTCTAAGATATCAATTGATACGTCGTGAATGTCATTGTCCACGTGTTCTTTACGGCGGCGGCTAGTACACGGGCCATTGGATGCTAAGGTTCTCATCCCGGGCCCATGCTTTGGCACGCCACTAGCCCACTAGTGTTTAATATGCGCTAGATTTTTCTATAAAAAAATGGCATGATTCTTGGGTGTTATAACCGACTACTAGGCCACTGCTGCAGACCTCACAGCCAAAGCTACCCATGGAAAACAAAGCAGTTCCGCGAGGCCACAAGGGGCGGCATGTCGTTGCCCCTTTTTCTTCTCAACAGTTGGCCCAACCTTTTTTAGACTTCAGGATGGAAAGCACTACGTTTTGTTTTTTAGGGACAAAACCGCACGATTCGCATAAAAAAGATCCATACGTCCCGAGGCCAAACGACATCATACGAGCTTACGAAACGCCCAATGACACGTGGGCCCAGATGGTGCAGGACCATCGATCGACAGCGGAGTGTATTATACAGGTGAGCGGTCAACGCCTCCTTTTTAGGGGCACCGGCCCCGCTCGGGCCCCACCTGGAGCACTTCTGGGACCCCAGCCGGGTCCCAGCGCCCCCTAGCGGCTGCCGGCTGGCGTTTGTTGCTTGTTCGCTCTTCCCTCGTCGGATCACCGACGTGGCATCCTCTGAGTAAAAGTGCTCGCGCTCACGTGGCATCGATAGATGGCCACGAGTCGCCCGCGGATGGTTCCAACCGCATGCCAGCTCCTAGTTTTGGGCTTTTGGCCTCTCCTGCAAAATTTGAAGATCGCAGCTGCCGGTTTGGGTTTTCGCGGGGCTGCGGCGGCAGCGCTGCTTTCGTTCAGCTTCAGCCGTGGTTCGTCAGAAATTCAGAAGTCTGAAGACGGTGCGCGAACAGAGTGGTCGCCGGCAACGCTTTCTTTTCTACTGCTACCGTTACCGTGCATGTTCTCCACGCGTCGATGGCGATCCAGTCCGTTGGGCTAGTACTAGTCCCGTGAGGTCTGCGCTTGCTGCTGACTTTATGGCTTGCGCAAGACGCTCTTCTTGCAGCTCTTGCTTTGCTTGGGTCTGACGCCAACCGGTTGCCTGCGCGTATAAAGAATGCAACGATCTCCAATCAGTCAACTCGAGCTGGAGACGCAGGGCTTTGGTCCGGGAAATGGTTAGCACTAGTTCCCGATTCATACTGTACAGTGCAAACCTGTTCATTGTCAATGCATGTGAACACATAAAACCAGCAGTAATTGTATGTAATTCCGCGTTAGTACGGTGCTTTCTTGCCAAACCTGAAGGCCTGAGCTGTGCTCTTTTGGGGTCTTTCGGCGAataacagagcagagcagcctTTTTCTGATCAGCGGACTCAGTTTGCAGCGAGCGTAGCCCTGCACTTTGAGAGACAGCACAGACAGCGTCGCATCCACCGTAAGTTGTTGGAGAAGCGAACAAGGAATCGCCCGCGTGGACCGCTTTAGCAGGGCGCACCCCCAAGGCCCCAAGTGTCGGATGCGAGTGCTCGCCGAGGCAACACACACCGGGTTCCAGCAAAGCGAGAGAATCCGATCTGAGCCAATCCAGATGCTCGTGCTGCTCGATCTGTTGGCTTAGGTGGCCGGGCACAGCTAGTTCGTGCCGGTCCGTCCTGATCTCGCGTTTGCAGGAACCCGTGGTCCAAGTGGCCAGCTCCTCCAAATTAAAACACACAGTCCAAACAGGAACCCGTGGACGATGGCGGATCACGGCGACAACGACAGGAACCGCTGGCGGCGGCCGGCTGGTGGCACGGCGCAGTGCCTAACTGCCTAGCGTGGTGGCATGACATGATCTGGGCGGCTGGGGCCTAGGCGCCGCTTATGATCCACGCCGATATGATGCTGCAGGATGCGCATCGATGTTCAGTGCCAAGGCACGAGTCGATCGCCACCACCCGTTCAGCGCTCTGCTCCCGGGTGCGGGAGTACAAGCCGGCCCGAGTAGCGCCCGAGCgccggagacggcggcggctggcacCACGGCGTGCCGGGAATTCAGTGGATTTTCCCCGATGGAGAGGTGGCCATGCATCCACCGGGAGGAAAAATCCTCTTCCGTTAGCCCGCGGGCACAGGTAAAGCGGCAGAAACGAAGGGAAAAGCGGAcacgcacggcggcggcggcggcgcgcgcgcacgccgtgGCTTTCGAGTGATGGTGATAGCTGTTCTGTTCAACTTCAACTTGTGCTGCCTCGGCTCGGCGGCCATCGATGAGACCGCAGCCGGCAGCCTGCAGCATACGACGTGCGTGAGGCGTCTGAGTGACGGGCGAACTACGCAGCCACAGGCGAGGTCAAAGCCCGCGTTCATCCGGCTGTCGCTTCCACGGTCTGGTGCTGCTGCTTTGCAGAATCCGGCTCACGTGCCATCTCATAGATTAGGTAGCGTCATCTCTTTAAACGACGAGGCAAGCTGGGGACAGGCAAGACGCCAGAGACCATATCAGGTGGTCGGGATTCGCGATGGTTCAGTAGTGGTCAAACGCAGGCGCGCCATCATCAGCAGAGCTCAGCACGTCACGCAGCTCTACTCCTACTCCCCGACGCCTCACGTCACCCGTGATCCAAGCCTCCGGCGCCGCACGATTATTGCAGCGTCGCGCAGCGTGAGTCGGCGGCGGACCGAGCACCGTACCGCGACCAGGCGTTCGTCGTCCCCGCCGGCGACGCGATTCAGACAACTTCCCGGTTTTGGCCCAAACCCATCAAGCGGAGAAGCACCAGCGAGGCCCACTTTTTGTTCTGTTGGGCCTCGTAGAGCTGTACCCCGCCCGGTGTCCTACTTATTTTTACATTCGATGGTGGATATTTTAGCTCCCAAGGGCTAGCCCAGAACTCGCAACAAAAGCgagcccctcctccctcctctccgATGAGAGAGACGAGCAGCTGCAGTGCTGGGCTCCATGGGCAAACAGGAGCCATGCCAACTCCGGCGAGGCACGACTTTTACTCCCGGAACAGTGCGGTCGACGCGACGCATTTCCTTCCGGCCGGCCACTGTGCTCCTGCAAAAAGGCGAGCGGCCGCGACGCGTGACCCAACAGGCGCCAACTATAgccgaggggaggggaggagggcgCGCACATGAGCAGCGATCGACCGCACCGAACTACTACCAACAGTGACGCATATAATTGGGCAGGCCGACGAACCCTCAGGGAAGTGCTGCTAAGAGCCGCCTGCGAAGTCTGCTCGTAACGTGCTAGCTTGTACTATGACGGGCCAGCCCATGGGAGGGCCGTCTGAAAAacaatgttgcattgcatggtgcgtgcgtgcgtgtgtCCATGCTGCGTGTCTCTTGAGGCCACCAGGGCAGCACCAGGCCCAGGCCAATCTCTTGCTTGAGCTGGGGGCAAAATTCGAAAAGGGGAAAGCATGGTCCCGGATAAACAAACGGCCGTGTATGCTGCTGGCGTCTGAACATATATGGTGGGCTGATGAGGTATGCAGCGGGAGGGGGGGAAAAGGGTTGCTGTATGCTGTACGCGACGGAAATGTTCAGTTCTGCTTGTCAAGAATCGGTTACCTTTCTGCGGCACTCTCTCTTCCATCAAGCCATCGAGGAACAGCGAACTACACGCAGCATATCAAAATTGCTAAGAAAATCATCAAAATGCTAAAAAATGGCATGTGTTGTTGCTCAAGGAACATAGGCACGTTTCATTTGAAACGAAACAGGTATAGATTTGGACGGGCGATCGAAAGATTCTGTGTGCCTGCAGTAAATGAGTATGCATATGTTCCCGGTTTCCTGGGGTGGCCATGCCCCTTGCGAAGACCAGACCCACGCCTACGTGAAAGAATTAAACCAGGAAGCGTGTTCCACATACAGGAATACACTGCACAAAATCTAGGAGGGGTTCCGGATTCGGGCAGGAAAAATGGCGTCGCGTGTAGGCTGAAGCCCGTACAAGCATACACACCTACACAAATCGACACGCCTCGTCCCCCTGGACCTGACGTGCACTGCTACTGTACATCATATCTACTAGCAGTAGGTCATATCTATCGCGTATTCGCTGGCTCGCTTTCTTCCCGACCTCTCTCTCTCCATGCTTTATCTCATACCAGCAAGTCAGATCACGAGTAGTGATGGAGAGCGCGTAGCTCTGCTAGCCGGGCGGCAGTGATGTATATTCAACACAACGAAGGGCGTGTGCAAGCTAGGCGTGGTGCCTGCTGATATCTCGTGCCGCCTACTGGCGAGACGTCACAGAGGGTTCAGAAGCTAAGCATGCTATGCTATGCATGCGCGCGCTCGCCTGCCTGCCAGGTCGCGCGAATTCAGCCCAGGAAATGAGGGATTCGGCCCCCCCGTCACGCGCGCTTCTTCTCCTTTGTGGAGTTCCAGCCAGGAGGCACCCAGGCTGCAGGCTATGCCGGTAGAGCAGGAGGGGGACGGGCTTTAACCGATTGCCAGGCACAGATGGATTCCCGGCGGCCGGATCCCCGATTCTCGCTCGATCGCTCGGCAAGACTCCAACGCCTACCGGCCGGCCTCTACCCTGGAAATGGGCAAATGGCATACAGTACACATGCAATTCCTACAAAGTCGACTGTGTAGCAGCAGTAGCCCAGTACCGCTACGTGCGTACTACTAGTGCTTATCGTGTCACATCTTGGAGTTTGTTAGTTCGAAGTTGGATTAATGCATGCTTTACCAAAAGCAAAATGTTGATCGAGGGGCCTATTATTTAGATCAAGGCAGGAGATATTATTTGGAAGTCCCTTCCGTTTTCAGACATGTGACGTTTAGGACAACGTAATTGGCTGTGGGAGTAATAAAAAAAAATACTACCTCATGCCTTTCACACACTGGATCATACTATTTTCTATCTGTATTATCtcactaccggaaaaaagatctttgccgagtgtcaaatattttgccgagtgttttttttcgggcactcggcaaagagcttctttgccgagtgtctataaaaggcactcggcaaagaccgacactcggcaaagaagctctttcaCACACTGGatcatattttgaagtagtaaattaattcaaataaaaatattttcaactacaaagttgtataactcatcaagatgcacaattcttattttggacatttctttATTTGACAAAATAAATATACATTTATTCACAAAACATATatctctctcgtagtttatgaaactagaagagagatatataagatttgtgaacaatattagaattatcatgtcagatgaagaaatgataaaacaaccaaaataaactttgtagatctcaaaaagttatgaaagtttgtagttgacaactttttgatttgaaatcattgtgttatattaaaatacgtttgaagttttcaaatttaaaattcaaattttgtaaacgatctcggatgaaaAAACTTCcaaaataaaatttgtagatctcaaaaagttatgaaagtttgtagttgacaactttttgatttgaaatcattgtgtcatattaaaatacgtttgaagttttcaaatttgaaattcaaattttgtaaacgatctcggatgaagaaactaccaaaataaaagttgtatatctcgaaaagttatgccactttgtagtttacaacttttttatttgaatttatttactatctcaaacaaacaatttacactcggttaattataatatgtggagaataaaaacgtaatgttgacaCATGTGGTCtaatggtgcagtggtagagtGAGTTGTTTGTATGCAGGAGGTTGTGAGTTCGAAACCTATCATCgacaaattatgaaaaattgctGAAAAAAATGTGCAACCCATTAGATGGGTCCCTAGCTGGATGTGCATGCCTCCCCCAATAAATTCTTTTTTTCCTATTtcattttttggatttttttcgatttctttttttcctatttcattttttggatttttttcgatttacattttgccgagtgcttctctttgccgagtgtttttttggcactcggcaaagacgtctttgccgacgaaatcgctgccgagtgccctttgccgagtgttacactcggcaaaggctttgccgagtgtaatagtggctttgccgagtgtcccagacactcggcaaagcctctgATTCCGGTAGTGTCTATTATTAATAGCATTGAGCTAAATTTTTCGAACTACTGATTTGTTTCTTGTTGGTTCTATGTTCATTCAGAAAGATATAACAAAATGTTCTGCAAGTCATTTTGAGCCATCGAATACTTTACAGAATTTTACTAAAATTAATGTGTTTTTTTAatattatttttaaaattactATCTATCGCAGACAGATCTCCAGGTACTATCTGCAAAGAAAAAAGAAGTCGCACTCCTACTAGAATTCCTTTGTAATTCTACTAGGACTCTATCCTCCAATTCTAGTAGGACTGCTACCTTGTAACCTGCCACTAGGATATATAAAAGGAGGGCGGGTACCTGCATCGGTAGAGTAGCCAACAGGCAACTTAAAACACAAGCGCAAGACATAATATACAATACTTCaaacaagacgtagggtattacgctactctagcggcccaaacctgtctaaatctgtgtcCGGCGATCCCTTATCAAATAATCTcgtaccttagggtatccctaggtaggctggCGGTAAAAAACCGACAGTTGGCACCCATCATGGGGcaaatcgtcgagatcatcgggcgagcttgaaggacctcttcatcaagatcaatcCGCACAACGTGGGGATTGCGACTCCGTACATACAAACATCCTATCGACTCATCGAGTTCGAGACCGAATCTTTGAGCGAACGACTACATCGATCTTGACTACACGGCTCAAATCCAACTCATACCGCATCGACGTTCTCGGCCACTCGGCTCGACTTGAACTTGCGCCGCAACATCGACGAGCTGTCGCTGGCCTCGACTACTCATtttgactagaaactagtcggaatcgattccgactagttggcttaaTTAACAAATCGTCCATAAATCAAGCTAAATAACTTGTATCTTTCTCCAACTTGTTCTCCACAAGATCGGCTATTTATATGTGTACATCTCTtaatgggcatgaaaccctccataGCTACACTTCGCCGTCTATTTTATGCGCAACACGTGTTCTCCTCGCCGAAGGGTTGAAAACCCTCGCCGACTACTTCAGCCAACGAGCATTCCCTTTGTCGCAACGATGACTACTTTTTTCTGCATcattgtcttctcttaacggtcgctaatctactcgggtaGTATATGCCTTAATCCATGAAACATCAGCTCTTCTGTCACGCCTAACGTCTCTACGCGTACATGGGataaagatctcatacacgctatgagcaacgACTAAAATAGGATCAGGTGTTTAAACGTAATAGGCGGACTATTCGGAAGATTTACATAGCCTAAACAAGAGCTCGACACATCAAGTTtacttttacaccgaataaattttgatATTTTCGCACTATGCTACATGATGTATGCATTATCTTTTTTTAGATCGAGTTTCGGCAACAACTCTCCAGTTCGCTTGGTACATCTACGATGGCTTcgctagctcccaggctcgggaTCTGGGCACCAATAACTACTCGACGGGGCTTCTACGGCTCACCTAGCTCGTAAGCTTGGGGGCTGATGCCACAAAACCACTCGGATGATGACTTATGTGAAGACTGAAGGCGAAAAAGGTAACCCTAGATTACTGCgtggttaaataaccagtggcgGCCTAAGAGTCCTTtaggataagatttgttttgagcggtattttaaccatcaattcagaTTCTACAAAATTCTACAACGCCCATGCCATGTTCTTTTGATCCTTTTTCCAAAATCTACAAAATTTAGTCTCATTATCTGTCCTTTTGCTGAACGCTAACCCGTCATGTTGAGTTGCTCCTGTTGTGACCCTCCACACCTTGGTCAGTGGCACCCCCATTGCCTTGATGGTGACGCCCCCATCCATCCATCCTAAATCCCTAGTATGCTAAACAACGTAAATTCCATGACCCTAACCCGCTAGGAAAACCTAGTCTCACCGGAGATGCCGTCGAGATGGACGAGTAGAAAACACGACAGTTATCGACGCAGTCAAAGAGGATGATGAAGGATGaatgagaagaaaaaaaaggttCGGTGTCAAATGGAGGAGGAATACCGTGGCGCTACAGTTTAGCTTTCCCTTGCTCCCTAGATACATAAAATCTTGGAGAACTCAGAACCCTACGAGGCGCACTTGTGCTGACAGAAAAGTAATAGATGTAGATGCATCTACGCCCAGCAACGCCGTACCCGTCATCAAGTAGCTAGCTTTATTATTTTCGAGTCGACCCAGCTGTACTCGGCGAACGTACAGTACCAGTACGCATACACATCTGGCCATTGGCCGAAGTAGCTTTAGCCGGGCCCACGCTGACCGTGCACGAAAGGAACTGGAGTTAATTTCCGGCGACGCCGTACCCGTGTAACGCAAGCAGGAGAGAGATCAGGAGCGGAGGGGACGATGGCGAGGGGTTGTCGTTGTGGTAGTGGTAGGAAAAGGCACGCACGTCAGGGCCAATCCAACCCAGTCTCCTACCCGCCTAGCTACAGCCACTGCTCCTCTAGTGTCCTGTCCGTAGTTTTAGCCCCCATCAAATCTAAAGTCTTGGCACCCCTCATTGGATTTGGACCCGGGGCGCCGCTTTCTTTTTTCGGGACGCCAGGCAACCCACCCAGAAATGCCAACCCCGTTTCCTCTCCCGGCCGGGCGCATCGCCCCGGCAATGCGCCTCTCGCGACCCCTCCTTTGCTTTGCCGCTGGGTTGCAACAAATCTCTATGCGATCTAGCCTTTCCCCATTTGCTCGGCGCGCGCCCTTTCCTCGGCCTTCGGTGGACGACGAGGACTCCTCGCCGGGCTGGACGCCCCTGCAGCCAATCTTTTGCTTGGATTCGGTCCGCCCATTCAGGGCAGCGCGATTCAAAGCGCGCGGCCCGGCGGCGAGTGG
Coding sequences within it:
- the LOC112889971 gene encoding scarecrow-like protein 8, with protein sequence MDPARCDPRRGYAYGCGVGSAAQGPPARRQPRQDAAAVASGGVLKRSLAEVERWQQALYLRAVRQRVAAQAAHPPIDVGAVLARAASRGSGFSGPPSGGFAGLSPQPSSTLSSLTTASRMVTPPPPMQQLLQRQVVPAPPAPLQAAQAVSGGPAARPATAREMVLLQELEKQLLGDDDAGETEAEGSACGSTVTSSAWGSTMKELNSITAAPLPSLPMASATSNYNSLPVSRSPANSASSSTASSTASSSPPTSAASSRQLLSEAAAAIADGDRAAAAAHLAVLKVAANPRGDAEQRLVAMMAAALSSRIDPPSSQQLADLCGAEQRAACQLLHDVSPCFGLALHGANLAILDAVAGQRVIHLIDFDVSLAQHIALIHALASHRVAGTCLKVTAVADPTSPFTPALAQALAATGQRLTRHAQQAGLEFRFNAVSCRPGEVDASRLGCEPGEAVAVNLAFALARVPDESVSPANPRDELLRRVRALGPRVVALAEQELNTNTAPLAARFADACAHYGAVLESLDATLACNSAQRARAEAALAGKAANAVAREGPDRLERCEVFGKWRARFGMAGLRPLAIGQGVADRVKARLGHASPGFDVKLESGRLGVGWMGRVVTVASAWR